One window of the Bradyrhizobium sp. NP1 genome contains the following:
- a CDS encoding response regulator transcription factor, giving the protein MAKVLLIEDDSETAEEIAAELAERGFEVEWSANGIEGLDKARSSRPDAMIVDRLLPGMDGLTVIEALRKDQVRTPVLVLSALGAVDDRVRGLRMGGDDYLTKPFALVELVARLEALLRRPVESRETTLQAGPLELDLIERTAKRGDRSIDLLPREFRLLEYMMRRSDQLLTRAMLLEEVWNYKFVPATNLVDVHMGRLRHKVDGPGEAPMIHNVRGAGFILRTGP; this is encoded by the coding sequence ATGGCAAAAGTGCTTCTCATCGAGGATGACAGCGAAACGGCCGAGGAAATTGCCGCCGAGCTCGCCGAACGCGGCTTTGAAGTCGAATGGTCGGCCAACGGCATCGAAGGCCTCGACAAGGCACGTTCATCGCGACCTGACGCCATGATCGTCGACCGGCTGCTGCCGGGAATGGACGGCCTCACGGTGATCGAAGCATTGCGGAAGGACCAGGTCCGTACGCCGGTGCTGGTCCTCAGCGCGCTGGGAGCGGTCGACGATCGCGTGCGCGGTTTGCGGATGGGAGGTGACGACTATCTCACCAAACCATTCGCGCTGGTGGAGCTCGTCGCCAGGCTGGAGGCGTTGCTGCGCCGGCCGGTGGAATCGCGCGAGACGACGTTGCAGGCAGGACCGCTCGAGCTGGACTTGATTGAGCGAACCGCAAAACGCGGTGATCGGTCGATCGATCTGCTGCCGCGCGAGTTTCGCCTGCTCGAATACATGATGCGACGGAGCGATCAGCTTCTGACGCGAGCCATGCTTCTGGAGGAGGTCTGGAACTACAAGTTCGTTCCGGCAACGAACCTCGTGGACGTGCATATGGGCCGGTTGCGCCACAAGGTGGATGGACCGGGCGAAGCGCCCATGATCCACAATGTCCGTGGAGCGGGCTTCATCCTTCGCACCGGACCATAG
- a CDS encoding cytochrome c peroxidase, with protein MKMWHIGFAFPAGMVAATFLAAANLPARESAAPFSPATLAEIARLEAEIDRIETDTLQRLKSLPDNQVQQIELLGKLLLYDKELSVNRNEACAFCHMPETGFTGPISEINRTTGAYPGSVRTRFSERKPQTHTYAPLAPVLHYNEGQGDLVGGNFWDMRATGRRLGNPAAEQAEGPPTNPTEMGLPDIACSVYRASQRPYRGLFEAVWGAQAFAIDWPTNVEGVCNTPGPPAAGDPTPVHLSMVDRGRAATTFDQMAQSIAGYEASHEVTAFSSKYDAVLAGKAQFTQQEQQGYEVFRGKGRCNECHRDGGPGEDPLFTDSTASNIGTPANPGLPYYMEDAPDDRGYVANNKGSSFVDGGVGAFLANGHPLSQPSAVDARWKTLASGNQGRFKVPTLRNVDKRPAPDFVKAYGHNGYFRSLKQIVHFYNTRDVLPRCAPRDPREGTGCWPVPETTENMNKSKTGNLGLTDQEEDALVAFMQTLTDGYAPTQK; from the coding sequence ATGAAAATGTGGCACATCGGATTTGCGTTTCCGGCCGGCATGGTCGCGGCGACGTTCCTGGCTGCAGCAAATCTGCCTGCCCGCGAGAGTGCCGCGCCGTTCTCGCCGGCGACGCTCGCCGAGATCGCCCGCCTGGAAGCTGAAATTGACCGGATCGAGACGGATACTTTGCAGCGCCTGAAGTCCCTCCCTGACAATCAGGTCCAGCAGATCGAACTGCTCGGCAAGCTGCTGCTCTACGACAAGGAACTCTCGGTCAATCGTAACGAGGCCTGCGCATTCTGCCACATGCCGGAAACCGGGTTTACCGGGCCGATCTCGGAGATCAACCGGACAACAGGGGCCTATCCCGGGTCGGTTCGGACCCGTTTCAGCGAACGCAAGCCGCAGACCCACACCTATGCGCCGCTTGCGCCGGTGCTGCACTACAATGAGGGCCAGGGCGATCTTGTGGGCGGCAATTTCTGGGACATGCGTGCGACCGGGCGGCGCCTCGGCAATCCTGCGGCCGAGCAGGCCGAAGGTCCGCCGACCAACCCGACCGAGATGGGTCTTCCCGACATTGCATGTTCGGTCTATCGCGCCTCGCAACGTCCCTATCGCGGCTTGTTCGAAGCTGTGTGGGGCGCACAGGCGTTCGCAATCGACTGGCCGACCAACGTCGAAGGTGTCTGTAACACCCCTGGTCCGCCGGCCGCCGGCGACCCGACGCCCGTGCATCTGAGCATGGTCGATCGCGGCCGCGCCGCCACGACGTTCGACCAGATGGCGCAGTCGATCGCGGGCTACGAAGCCTCCCACGAAGTCACCGCGTTCTCGTCGAAATACGATGCCGTGCTCGCCGGTAAGGCGCAGTTTACTCAACAGGAGCAGCAGGGTTACGAGGTGTTCCGCGGCAAGGGCCGATGCAACGAATGCCACCGCGACGGCGGACCCGGAGAAGACCCGCTGTTCACGGATTCCACCGCGAGCAACATTGGGACACCAGCCAATCCGGGGCTCCCTTACTACATGGAAGATGCGCCGGACGATCGCGGCTATGTCGCGAACAACAAGGGTTCCTCGTTCGTGGATGGCGGCGTCGGCGCCTTCCTCGCGAACGGCCATCCGCTCAGCCAGCCATCCGCTGTCGATGCGCGCTGGAAGACACTGGCATCGGGTAATCAAGGACGCTTCAAGGTTCCCACACTGCGCAATGTGGACAAGCGACCGGCGCCCGACTTCGTGAAAGCATACGGCCACAATGGCTACTTCAGGAGCCTGAAGCAGATCGTCCATTTCTACAATACGCGCGACGTGCTGCCGCGCTGCGCGCCGCGCGATCCGCGCGAAGGGACCGGTTGCTGGCCGGTCCCTGAGACCACCGAAAACATGAACAAGAGCAAGACTGGAAACCTGGGTCTGACCGACCAGGAGGAGGACGCGTTGGTGGCTTTCATGCAGACGCTGACGGACGGATATGCGCCGACCCAGAAATAG
- a CDS encoding aquaporin, whose translation MSDRIAPRLLVEFIGTFSLIFIGAGAAAVLGDGVGLPGIAAIAFAHGLTVMVFAFAYGSVSGGHFNPSVTTAVLAAGAMRAGEAAGYIASQLVGGLLGALLLRAVLGGTATGLGTPMLAHDLALGNTTLTVTPWAGFAIEAVLAFFLCTVVLSTAVAGRAGNFAPLAIGMTLTLNIIMGGPLTGAAFNPARALGPMVATGNFNDAWLYLVAPIVGAIIAAIVHTGVARLIHERIATAAAQTPAE comes from the coding sequence ATGTCTGACCGGATCGCACCCAGGCTCCTCGTGGAGTTCATCGGCACTTTCTCGCTCATATTCATCGGCGCCGGCGCCGCGGCCGTGCTCGGCGATGGTGTCGGCTTGCCCGGCATCGCCGCGATCGCCTTTGCCCATGGTTTGACCGTCATGGTCTTTGCCTTCGCCTACGGCTCCGTGTCTGGTGGCCATTTCAACCCCTCCGTCACGACCGCCGTCCTCGCTGCCGGCGCCATGCGTGCGGGCGAGGCGGCCGGCTACATCGCCAGCCAGCTTGTGGGCGGTCTCCTTGGCGCGCTGTTGCTGCGGGCCGTGCTTGGGGGTACGGCAACCGGCCTCGGCACGCCGATGCTCGCGCACGACCTGGCCCTGGGCAATACGACCCTCACGGTCACGCCCTGGGCGGGCTTTGCGATCGAGGCGGTCCTCGCCTTTTTCCTGTGCACGGTCGTGCTCAGCACCGCGGTCGCGGGCCGCGCTGGAAATTTCGCGCCGCTGGCGATCGGCATGACGCTGACCCTCAACATCATCATGGGCGGACCACTCACGGGCGCAGCCTTCAACCCCGCGCGGGCGCTCGGCCCGATGGTCGCGACCGGAAATTTCAACGATGCCTGGCTCTACCTGGTGGCCCCAATCGTCGGCGCCATCATCGCGGCCATTGTGCACACAGGCGTCGCCCGACTCATCCACGAACGGATTGCGACGGCCGCTGCCCAAACACCCGCCGAGTGA
- a CDS encoding efflux RND transporter periplasmic adaptor subunit: MTDIRERTRNEDTRGRLDPESDRVVALPNARRKRRRGYGGALFGGTALILLVCGLGTGGWRHYQAELAVAATAQQRRTLVPEVRVAAVRASDSKIAVTLPATTTAFEAANIFARTNGYIEKRYVDIGDRVKAGALLVDITAPELDHQIAQAKATLAQNQATLKQTQASRELAEVTNGRDSKLVKQGWLTLQQGDNDRLTLQAQQAAVAVAESNIAAQAAQIRILEQEKAYQRVVAPFDGVITQRNIDNGSLVTSGSTFMFTLMHPDVIRTQVFVPQDEAYGLGPGVDAVVRVPEIPDRTFPGKVTRIATALQPGSRTLLTEIDVPNPDGALSPGIYCTVELFIPRKTPSMVIPADAVVFDQNGLHVAVVENGAAHLQKITIARDFGKEVEVHDGVRPGDQVILNPMIDLAEGSKVAVRKPQTS; this comes from the coding sequence ATGACCGACATTCGTGAGCGAACAAGAAATGAAGATACCCGCGGCCGGCTCGATCCCGAAAGCGATCGCGTCGTTGCGCTCCCGAACGCTCGACGCAAGCGACGACGCGGCTACGGCGGGGCGCTGTTCGGCGGAACTGCGCTGATACTGCTCGTCTGCGGCCTTGGAACAGGAGGCTGGCGGCATTACCAGGCTGAACTCGCCGTCGCGGCCACCGCACAACAGCGCAGGACCCTTGTCCCCGAGGTCCGCGTCGCTGCGGTCCGCGCCAGCGACAGCAAGATCGCTGTTACCTTGCCGGCGACCACAACGGCATTTGAGGCGGCCAATATCTTTGCGCGCACCAACGGCTACATCGAAAAGCGCTACGTCGACATCGGCGATCGGGTCAAGGCAGGCGCCCTGTTGGTGGACATCACCGCGCCCGAACTCGACCACCAGATAGCGCAGGCCAAGGCGACGCTGGCCCAGAACCAGGCGACATTGAAGCAGACGCAGGCCAGCCGAGAGCTTGCCGAGGTCACCAATGGGCGCGACAGCAAGCTGGTCAAGCAGGGATGGCTCACGCTTCAGCAGGGCGACAATGACCGCCTGACGCTACAGGCGCAGCAGGCGGCGGTGGCGGTGGCTGAATCGAATATTGCCGCGCAGGCGGCCCAGATTCGAATACTGGAACAGGAGAAGGCCTACCAGCGCGTCGTAGCGCCCTTCGATGGCGTGATCACACAGCGAAACATCGACAATGGCAGCCTGGTGACATCGGGATCGACCTTCATGTTCACGCTGATGCACCCCGACGTGATTCGGACCCAGGTGTTCGTTCCCCAGGACGAGGCTTACGGGCTTGGGCCGGGCGTCGACGCGGTGGTTCGTGTCCCCGAGATTCCAGATCGGACTTTTCCGGGCAAGGTTACGCGGATCGCAACCGCGTTGCAGCCCGGCAGCCGGACGCTGCTGACCGAGATCGACGTCCCCAATCCGGATGGTGCGCTCAGCCCCGGAATCTATTGTACCGTCGAGCTGTTCATTCCGCGCAAGACGCCATCGATGGTCATTCCGGCCGATGCCGTCGTCTTCGATCAGAACGGGTTGCATGTTGCGGTGGTCGAGAACGGCGCCGCCCATCTGCAGAAGATCACGATCGCGCGCGACTTCGGCAAGGAGGTCGAAGTGCACGACGGCGTCAGGCCGGGTGACCAGGTGATCCTCAATCCGATGATCGACCTGGCGGAGGGCAGCAAGGTCGCCGTGCGCAAGCCGCAGACGAGCTAG
- a CDS encoding bile acid:sodium symporter family protein — protein sequence MNQITSMSRPKFVPDNFTLALIGTLVAASLLPCRGSAAVIVDHLTNIAIALLFFLHGAKLSRQAVVAAASHWRLHALVLLTTFVLFPLFGLAFKPLLSPLVTPTLYAGILFLCTLPSTVQSSIAFTAIAKGNVPAAICSASASSVIGIVVTPLAVSLVLSSHVGSGSAWRTVGEIVLQLFVPFVCGQLLQPVIGGWIERSENIVSGVDHGSILLIVYSAFSEAVDEGLWHQVPPSALAGLLVADGVLLAAALIATSLVSKWLGFERADRVTIVFCGSKKSLSQGITMAKVIFASHAVGAAVLPLMLFHQIQLMVCAALAQRWSRSARPLPPLASADAKPLLPR from the coding sequence ATGAATCAGATCACCAGCATGTCCCGCCCCAAGTTCGTGCCTGACAACTTCACCCTGGCGCTGATCGGGACGCTGGTCGCGGCCAGCCTGCTGCCATGCCGCGGCTCGGCGGCAGTGATCGTCGATCATCTCACCAATATCGCCATCGCGCTGCTGTTTTTCCTGCATGGGGCGAAGCTGTCGCGCCAGGCCGTGGTCGCGGCGGCAAGCCACTGGCGACTGCACGCCCTGGTGCTGCTGACCACATTCGTCCTGTTTCCGCTGTTCGGCCTGGCGTTCAAACCGCTTCTGTCTCCGCTCGTCACACCCACGCTCTACGCCGGCATCCTGTTCCTCTGCACCCTGCCGTCCACGGTCCAATCCTCGATCGCCTTCACGGCCATCGCAAAGGGCAACGTCCCGGCGGCGATCTGCAGCGCGTCGGCCTCGAGCGTCATCGGCATCGTCGTCACGCCGCTGGCGGTGAGCCTCGTGCTCTCGAGCCATGTCGGATCGGGTTCGGCCTGGCGCACCGTCGGTGAAATCGTGCTACAGCTGTTCGTGCCCTTTGTCTGCGGACAATTGCTGCAGCCGGTGATCGGCGGATGGATTGAGCGCAGCGAGAACATCGTCAGCGGGGTTGATCACGGCTCGATCTTGCTCATCGTCTATTCAGCCTTCAGCGAGGCAGTCGACGAAGGCCTGTGGCATCAGGTTCCACCTTCGGCGCTCGCCGGGCTGCTCGTCGCCGACGGCGTCCTGCTGGCTGCCGCGCTGATCGCCACCTCGCTCGTCAGCAAATGGCTGGGCTTCGAGCGTGCCGACCGGGTGACCATTGTCTTCTGCGGCTCAAAGAAGAGCCTGTCTCAGGGCATCACCATGGCCAAGGTGATCTTCGCTTCGCACGCCGTGGGCGCGGCCGTCCTGCCGCTCATGCTCTTCCATCAGATCCAGCTGATGGTCTGCGCGGCACTGGCCCAGCGGTGGAGCCGCAGCGCGCGGCCCCTTCCGCCCCTGGCTTCAGCGGATGCGAAACCCCTGCTGCCGCGTTGA
- a CDS encoding efflux RND transporter permease subunit, giving the protein MGIVRFALRFPHTFYVLAALILFLGVAAIRSMPTDIFPEIRIPVVTVIWQYTGLTTPEMEQRVSTYSQYSISANVNGIKNMEAQTLNGLSIQKIYFQPDVNLDLAIAQIVSATNAIRSLMPPGIEPPIVVQFNASSVPVLQLSLNSDNLNEQQLYDFGIYRVRQQLAPVPGVTLPTPAGGKYRQIMVDIDPDKLLSRGLTPLDIVNAVNTQNLTLPSGTAKIGKTQYTVRTNATPATIDDLNMMPVKFANGATILLKDVAQVRDGAMVQQNVVREDGRRSVLLSVIKNGNASTLAVVNGVKQALGAIRAAAPNGLRITELFDQSVFVKNSVNGVLREGAIAAGLTALMILIFLGSWRSTLVVMISIPLAILSSLTVLYFLGETLNTMTLGGLALAVGILVDDSTVTIENTHRLWTEEGMPLSEATLHGAAEIAVPTLVSTLAISCVFTSVVFLEGPAKYLFTPLGLAVVFAMLASYGLSRTLTPITIGLLLKGEKRHHADDGRPAGLFSRISAAFERGFEKLRDGYSRLLTTLLRRRVIVPIVAVVMLSLGAVMLLFVGRDFFPLIDGGQIQLHVRAPAGTRIETTEAIFQAVEDKIREVIPEKDRDLIVDNIGLPARAYNLAFADGSTIGINDGVIQVQLKEGHKPTADYVKKLRQVLPAAFPEDVFYFQAADIVTQILNFGLPAQIDVRTMGYDKHNLAVAKQLRQRLAAIPGIVDAHLQQEVDGPAFYAQIDRTRAAQLGLNASTVATNINVSLSSSVQVSPNFWTDLSSGIPYYLAVQTPEYKINSLNALANTPVSTSLAASGQTVPGMLSNVATFKRDTVATNSNQTNIQPVFDVYASVQGRDLGSVAADIKKITTDLQKEMKAGNSIQVIGQIDSMNSSFRDLGIGLLFAAVFVYLLMVVNYQTFGDPFVVILALPATLCGIVTMLFITGTTLNVPSLMGAIMAVGVASANSILLVTFAREQQLKGHSAFEAALSAGRTRIRPVLMTAAAMIVGMIPMAIGGAGEEQNAALARAVIGGLLFATPTTLLIVPYLFAMLRKGNDGKPHHGVFEEIPE; this is encoded by the coding sequence ATGGGTATCGTCCGATTTGCACTGCGGTTCCCGCACACGTTCTATGTGCTGGCGGCGCTGATCCTGTTTCTTGGCGTTGCCGCCATCCGATCGATGCCGACGGATATCTTTCCGGAGATCCGCATTCCGGTGGTGACTGTCATTTGGCAGTATACCGGCCTCACCACGCCGGAAATGGAGCAGCGGGTCAGCACCTATAGCCAGTATTCCATCAGTGCCAACGTCAACGGCATCAAGAACATGGAAGCGCAGACCCTTAATGGTCTTTCGATCCAGAAAATCTACTTCCAGCCGGACGTCAACCTCGATCTCGCGATCGCGCAAATCGTGTCGGCGACGAATGCCATTCGCTCGCTGATGCCGCCAGGCATCGAGCCCCCGATCGTCGTGCAATTCAATGCATCGAGCGTGCCCGTTCTGCAGCTCAGCCTCAATTCGGACAACCTGAATGAGCAGCAACTCTACGACTTCGGCATCTACCGCGTAAGGCAGCAGCTGGCGCCGGTACCCGGCGTCACATTGCCCACACCGGCGGGCGGCAAGTATCGCCAGATCATGGTTGATATCGACCCGGACAAGCTTCTGTCCCGGGGGCTGACGCCGCTCGACATCGTGAACGCGGTCAATACGCAGAACCTGACTTTACCGTCGGGAACGGCGAAGATCGGAAAAACCCAATATACGGTGCGAACCAACGCGACGCCGGCGACGATCGACGACCTCAACATGATGCCGGTCAAGTTCGCCAATGGCGCTACCATCCTTCTAAAGGACGTCGCTCAGGTGCGCGACGGCGCGATGGTGCAGCAAAACGTCGTGCGCGAGGATGGCAGGCGATCGGTCCTGCTCAGCGTGATCAAGAACGGCAATGCCTCGACCCTTGCGGTCGTCAACGGCGTGAAGCAGGCGCTGGGGGCAATTCGCGCCGCTGCTCCGAATGGACTCAGGATTACCGAGTTGTTCGACCAGTCAGTGTTCGTGAAAAACTCGGTCAATGGCGTCTTGCGCGAGGGCGCCATCGCTGCGGGACTCACCGCGTTGATGATCCTGATCTTCCTGGGTTCCTGGCGATCGACGCTGGTCGTGATGATTTCGATCCCGCTGGCGATCCTGTCATCGCTGACCGTGCTGTATTTTCTCGGCGAGACGCTCAACACCATGACGCTCGGCGGCCTGGCGCTGGCAGTCGGCATTCTGGTCGACGATTCGACCGTGACGATCGAGAATACTCATCGCCTGTGGACCGAGGAGGGCATGCCGCTTTCCGAGGCGACGCTGCATGGCGCTGCCGAGATCGCGGTGCCGACCCTGGTCTCGACGCTTGCCATCAGCTGTGTGTTCACGTCGGTCGTGTTCCTCGAGGGGCCGGCCAAGTATCTGTTCACCCCGCTTGGGCTTGCGGTCGTATTCGCGATGCTGGCGTCCTACGGCCTCTCGCGTACCCTGACCCCTATCACGATCGGCTTGCTGCTCAAGGGTGAAAAACGCCATCACGCGGATGACGGCCGTCCCGCGGGTCTTTTCTCACGAATTTCTGCTGCTTTCGAGCGCGGCTTCGAGAAACTGCGTGATGGTTATTCAAGATTGCTGACGACGCTGCTTCGCCGGCGGGTTATCGTCCCGATCGTCGCCGTGGTGATGCTCAGCCTCGGCGCCGTGATGCTCCTGTTCGTTGGTCGCGATTTTTTCCCGCTGATCGATGGTGGCCAGATCCAGCTTCACGTCCGCGCTCCCGCCGGAACCCGCATCGAAACCACCGAGGCGATATTCCAGGCGGTCGAGGACAAGATCCGCGAGGTCATTCCGGAAAAGGACCGCGACCTTATCGTCGACAATATCGGACTGCCGGCGCGAGCCTACAATCTCGCGTTCGCCGACGGCTCGACGATCGGGATCAACGATGGCGTTATCCAGGTGCAGCTCAAGGAGGGCCACAAGCCGACCGCGGATTACGTCAAGAAATTGCGCCAGGTGCTGCCGGCCGCATTCCCGGAGGACGTGTTCTATTTCCAGGCAGCCGATATCGTAACGCAGATTCTGAACTTCGGACTGCCGGCGCAGATCGATGTCCGGACGATGGGCTACGACAAGCACAATCTTGCAGTTGCAAAGCAGCTCCGTCAGCGCCTCGCCGCGATTCCGGGCATCGTCGACGCTCATCTGCAGCAGGAGGTTGATGGTCCGGCGTTCTACGCCCAGATCGACCGGACGCGGGCGGCGCAGCTCGGTCTTAATGCAAGCACGGTGGCCACCAATATCAATGTCAGCCTGAGCTCGTCGGTGCAGGTATCGCCCAATTTCTGGACCGATCTGAGTTCGGGAATTCCGTATTACCTGGCGGTGCAGACGCCAGAGTATAAAATCAACTCGCTCAATGCGCTGGCAAACACGCCGGTTTCCACCTCGCTTGCGGCGAGCGGGCAAACCGTCCCCGGCATGCTGAGTAATGTCGCGACGTTCAAGCGGGACACGGTCGCCACCAATTCCAACCAGACCAATATCCAGCCGGTTTTTGACGTCTATGCCAGCGTGCAGGGTCGTGACCTCGGCAGTGTTGCGGCCGACATCAAGAAGATCACGACAGACCTGCAGAAGGAAATGAAGGCCGGGAATTCGATTCAGGTGATCGGTCAGATCGACAGCATGAACAGCTCTTTCCGGGATCTCGGCATCGGACTGCTGTTCGCCGCCGTCTTCGTCTATTTGCTGATGGTTGTGAACTACCAGACCTTCGGCGATCCGTTCGTCGTGATCCTGGCTCTGCCGGCGACGCTGTGCGGTATTGTCACCATGCTGTTCATCACCGGCACCACGCTGAACGTGCCGTCGCTGATGGGAGCGATCATGGCGGTTGGCGTCGCTTCGGCGAACTCGATCCTGCTCGTCACCTTCGCGCGCGAGCAGCAGTTGAAGGGTCACTCCGCATTCGAGGCTGCGCTGAGTGCCGGCCGCACCCGGATCCGCCCGGTGCTGATGACGGCGGCGGCGATGATCGTCGGCATGATCCCGATGGCGATCGGCGGCGCCGGCGAGGAGCAGAACGCCGCGCTCGCGCGTGCTGTGATCGGCGGCCTGCTGTTCGCGACGCCGACGACGTTGCTGATCGTGCCTTACCTGTTCGCCATGCTCCGCAAGGGCAACGACGGAAAGCCTCACCATGGCGTATTTGAGGAAATCCCGGAATGA
- a CDS encoding DUF305 domain-containing protein, whose product MRIQYAADRPEYPDEQPFLSENAAAMNKMMAGMMVKPTGDVDRDFVEMMVPHHQGAVDMAKAELKFGHNAQLRKLARKIVAAQQREISVMRNAVSDGRSSAMQLMDLPRVQLSPQLTRLGDATDGTKVSR is encoded by the coding sequence ATGCGGATTCAATATGCCGCGGACCGGCCTGAATATCCGGACGAGCAGCCGTTCCTGTCGGAAAACGCAGCCGCCATGAACAAGATGATGGCGGGCATGATGGTCAAGCCGACCGGCGATGTCGATCGCGATTTCGTCGAGATGATGGTGCCGCACCATCAGGGCGCCGTCGACATGGCGAAGGCCGAGCTCAAATTCGGCCATAACGCGCAGCTTCGCAAGCTTGCGCGGAAGATCGTTGCTGCTCAGCAGCGAGAGATCAGCGTGATGCGAAATGCCGTCAGTGACGGGCGATCATCCGCGATGCAGCTGATGGATCTGCCTCGCGTGCAGTTGTCACCGCAACTAACCAGGCTGGGCGACGCGACCGATGGAACGAAGGTGTCTCGATAG
- a CDS encoding TetR/AcrR family transcriptional regulator, translating to MMVTERQYGGHSAEARRLARHERLIEAAIRVYGEVGYRNATVKAVCEAAELTERYFYESFESSEALLIAAFRTVSHRLIDCLDRVRAEHGGGADERCHAVLRTYFQALKDDPVGARLFVLEISRVGPAVDEAGAALLREFGELLSRTLVPNASARLKRGELVRAGVTGAVLEITKVWIRGGYAKSVDAVATDALKICRVLAE from the coding sequence ATGATGGTGACGGAACGGCAGTACGGAGGGCATTCCGCCGAGGCGCGGCGGCTGGCACGGCACGAGCGGCTGATCGAGGCGGCGATCCGCGTTTATGGTGAGGTCGGCTACCGTAACGCGACCGTGAAGGCGGTGTGCGAGGCAGCAGAGCTCACCGAGCGCTATTTCTACGAATCATTCGAAAGCAGCGAGGCGCTGCTGATTGCCGCCTTCCGGACCGTTTCGCATCGATTGATCGATTGCCTCGACCGGGTCCGGGCTGAGCACGGCGGTGGAGCGGACGAGCGTTGCCATGCGGTGCTGCGGACCTATTTTCAGGCGCTGAAGGACGATCCTGTCGGCGCCCGGCTGTTCGTGCTGGAGATCTCCCGCGTCGGGCCGGCCGTCGATGAGGCAGGAGCGGCGCTGCTTCGCGAGTTCGGCGAGTTGTTGTCGCGAACGCTCGTTCCAAACGCCAGCGCAAGATTGAAGAGGGGGGAGCTCGTGCGTGCCGGTGTGACCGGCGCGGTGCTGGAAATTACGAAGGTTTGGATTCGCGGTGGTTATGCAAAGAGCGTCGATGCGGTCGCCACCGACGCGCTGAAGATCTGTCGTGTGCTGGCGGAGTAG
- a CDS encoding ATP-binding protein codes for MAGGDAPQTLGKTFARRDQMIQAPIIRSNTFQWALAVAGVFSVFVIVLFGFIYWQTDQYLIARSDKMIASQLNFIAGLPDDRRVDAINTHLGEDSRGVQYACLFGADGRKTAGNLERFPPELDVDDTVRNISVERTPPDGRTVHVIRAIARHMPNGEALVIGREVDETREISHVVAQALALGLLPALCLCLLAGAWLSMRAQKRVEEVNQRVQRIIAGDLRERLPHRDTDEPFSRLAVIVNGMLDEMESMIHALAGVGNDIAHDLRTPLTRARLVLERGRTNAVTLEQLQTVTDKAIGNIDQSLTIITALLRLAEIENNRRSAGFGTVSLHEMLREVCDVYEPIAENKNVSLQVEAKQALDVRGDRDLLFEAVANLVDNAIKFTPEGGRVTIGLMRGDNETIVRVSDTGCGISEQEREVVLRRFYRSDKMRNTPGVGLGLNLVAAIVKLHGFRLVIHPGPGGRLEIICPDRSPG; via the coding sequence ATGGCCGGTGGTGACGCGCCGCAAACGTTGGGCAAGACATTCGCGCGGCGAGATCAGATGATCCAGGCTCCAATCATCCGTTCGAACACCTTTCAATGGGCGCTGGCGGTGGCCGGCGTGTTCTCCGTTTTCGTCATTGTGCTGTTCGGCTTCATCTATTGGCAGACCGATCAGTATCTGATCGCACGATCCGACAAGATGATCGCCAGTCAATTGAACTTCATCGCCGGCCTGCCCGACGACCGCCGAGTAGACGCGATCAATACTCACCTGGGGGAGGATTCCCGAGGTGTTCAATATGCCTGCCTGTTCGGCGCCGACGGCCGCAAGACAGCCGGCAATCTGGAGCGGTTTCCACCCGAGCTTGACGTGGATGATACCGTGCGGAACATCTCGGTCGAGCGAACGCCTCCGGATGGGCGGACGGTCCACGTGATTCGTGCGATTGCCCGACACATGCCGAATGGTGAGGCGCTGGTGATCGGACGAGAGGTCGACGAAACTAGGGAGATTTCCCACGTCGTCGCTCAGGCGCTGGCGCTGGGTCTGTTGCCGGCGCTTTGCCTGTGCCTGCTGGCTGGCGCGTGGCTCAGCATGCGCGCCCAAAAACGCGTCGAGGAGGTCAATCAACGCGTCCAGCGCATCATCGCCGGCGATCTGCGCGAGCGGCTTCCACATCGTGACACCGACGAGCCGTTTTCGAGGCTCGCCGTCATCGTCAACGGCATGCTCGATGAAATGGAGAGCATGATTCACGCGCTCGCCGGCGTAGGTAACGATATCGCCCACGATTTGCGAACGCCGCTGACGCGGGCACGGCTGGTGCTGGAGCGCGGTCGCACCAACGCCGTGACGCTTGAACAGCTCCAGACGGTAACGGACAAGGCAATCGGAAACATTGACCAGTCGCTGACGATCATCACGGCGCTGTTGCGCCTGGCCGAAATCGAAAATAATCGACGCTCGGCGGGGTTCGGTACCGTCTCATTGCACGAAATGCTGCGGGAGGTATGCGATGTCTACGAGCCGATCGCAGAAAACAAGAATGTCAGCTTGCAGGTCGAGGCGAAACAGGCGCTTGACGTGCGCGGCGACCGGGATCTCCTGTTTGAGGCGGTTGCCAACCTCGTCGACAATGCGATCAAGTTCACGCCGGAAGGTGGTCGGGTGACCATTGGGCTGATGCGCGGCGACAATGAGACTATCGTGCGCGTCAGCGACACCGGTTGCGGTATCAGCGAGCAGGAGCGGGAGGTCGTGCTGCGGCGTTTCTACCGTTCCGACAAGATGAGAAATACGCCAGGCGTAGGCCTCGGCCTGAACCTGGTGGCTGCGATCGTGAAGCTGCATGGCTTCAGGCTCGTGATTCATCCCGGCCCGGGCGGCCGACTGGAGATCATTTGTCCCGACCGCTCGCCAGGATGA